A portion of the Limanda limanda chromosome 3, fLimLim1.1, whole genome shotgun sequence genome contains these proteins:
- the LOC132998332 gene encoding proline-serine-threonine phosphatase-interacting protein 1-like: MTPLMFKDAFWGSDLTCHTGYDAVIQRLRDGRQMCKDVEELLKMRALAEERYGKELVTIARKAGGHTEISTLRASFDQLRTQMETIGHFRMQLSDILKEEVKKIETFRERQKEQRKKFESIMDKVHKKKISSFKKTMESKRNYELRSKEADEAEQGAEKSAVTPKNSEKIRHRAKQCRQTANESEKLYFKNVVQLESVRQDWEETHQSTCEVFQQMEGDRIGMLRCALWDHCNHFSLQCVKDDEFYEEVRKLLEQCDITTDNNCFIETKGTRSQRPEPIVFERYFPTETTAHSNGPALIARGGEDVMRRNSSPGSFPNSNMDSARSSLTSSVEISDGGYAPLTGLQQDTSLATFTADEESYNVLYAYIAQEEDELSVDRGDVVRVLERGGDGWWTVDRDGLTGLVPGNYLGKI, encoded by the exons ATGACACCTTTAATGTTTAAAGATGCTTTTTGG GGGTCAGATCTGACCTGTCACACTGGGTATGACGCTGTGATCCAAAGGTTACGAGATGGAAGGCAAATGTGCAAAGATGTGGAGGAGCTTTTAAAGATGAG GGCACTGGCAGAGGAGAGGTACGGGAAGGAACTGGTGACCATTGCTCGAAAAGCTGGAGGACACACGGAGATTAG CACCTTGAGAGCGTCATTCGACCAATTAAGAACAC AAATGGAGACCATCGGGCACTTCCGCATGCAACTTTCTGATATATtgaaagaggaggtgaaaaaGATCGAGACATTCAGAGAACGTCAAAAAGAGCAGCGGAAGAAG TTTGAAAGCATCATGGACAAGGTTCATAAGAAAAAGATTTCCTCCTTCAAGAAGACCATGGAG TCGAAGAGGAACTATGAGCTGAGAAGCAAGGAGGCTGACGAGGCCGAGCAGGGCGCGGAAAAATCTGCTGTCACACCCAAAAACTCAGAAAAG ATACGTCACAGGGCCAAGCAATGCAGACAGACAGCCAACGAATCAG AGAAGCTGTACTTCAAAAACGTCGTGCAGCTGGAAAGTGTTCGCCAGGACTGGGAGGAAACACACCAAAGCACATGTGAG GTGTTCCAGCAGATGGAGGGAGATCGAATCGGCATGCTCAGGTGTGCTCTGTGGGACCACTGCAACCACTTCTCCCTGCAGTGTGTCAAAGATGATGAG TTCTACGAGGAAGTGAGGAAGCTTTTGGAGCAGTGTGACATCACGACGGACAACAACTGTTTCATAGAGACAAAAGGAACGAGGTCGCAGCGACCAG agcccatCGTGTTTGAGAGATACTTCCCGACTGAGACGACCGCACACAGCAATGGCCCAGCACTTATcgcaagaggaggagaggacgtgATGAGGAG AAACTCTTCACCTGGGAGTTTCCCGAACAGCAACATGGACAGTGCTCGATCAtcactgacatctagtg TTGAGATTTCAGATGGAGGATATGCGCCTCTAACGGGCCTCCAGCAAGACACATCACTGGCCACATTTACAGCTGATGAAGAGAGCTACAATGTGCTTTATGCATACATTGCACAG gaggaggatgagctgTCTGTGGACAGAGGGGACGTGGTCCGAGTGTTGGAGCGAGGAGGAGATGGTTGGTGGACTGTGGACAGGGACGGCCTGACTGGACTGGTGCCAGGGAACTACCTGGGCAaaatctga